CAATATCACAGCGGTAAGAGCCAAATAATGTTGCCATCGCAATTGACTCAGTAGAAAGAACAGGGTGCGATATTTTGCTTTTAACCACCTGAGCGATTTGCTCACGATAAAACGCATTGTCGGGCGCGTTGAGTACTAAAAGATGGTTAAATCCTTTTAGTGACGTGAATGTATCGATCGTTTGACTGAGTCGAGGTTGAGCAGAAGCAAAGTCAACGCACGGTAGTGTATTGATAGTATCGATATAGTTATCGTACTCATTGTATTGCGGTGTGACAGCTTGCCATTGTTCTTGGATCATCTAAAACATTCATTTATGCAAAAAGGTGACAAATTATATAGGAAAAGTCACTTGTCATATAGCGTAGATATTAAAACCTGAGTGATTTTGAACACTTGATAATCGATCTGAGTCGCTATTTCAGTGGTTGTTGATTGTGAAAAGGCGTGGTTTGGGTTACGCTGTCACCAGTAGACTAACGGGTGATATAAAATGAAATATCAGCAACTTGAAAACTTAGAATGCGGCTGGAAGTGGAAGTACCTTATCAAGAAATGGAAAGAGGGAGAGAAAATCACTCGCCATATTGATAGTAGCGAAGACAAAGTCGCGGTTGAGCAGCTTGTAAAACTTGAGCATGAGCCTACACGAGTGCTTGAGTGGATCGAAGAGAATATGTCGCTTGAACTCGACAATAAGCTAAAACAAGCGATACGAGCGAAACGTAAGCGTCACTTCAACGCGGAGCAGATCCATACTAAGAAGAAATCGATCGATCTCGATTATCGAGTATGGGAAAAACTGTCATATCGCGCTAACGAGTTA
This is a stretch of genomic DNA from Vibrio panuliri. It encodes these proteins:
- the matP gene encoding macrodomain Ter protein MatP, which produces MKYQQLENLECGWKWKYLIKKWKEGEKITRHIDSSEDKVAVEQLVKLEHEPTRVLEWIEENMSLELDNKLKQAIRAKRKRHFNAEQIHTKKKSIDLDYRVWEKLSYRANELGCTLSDAIEYLLSEASRSEKASKTVSSLKEDLSKLLSD